In Argonema galeatum A003/A1, one genomic interval encodes:
- a CDS encoding type II toxin-antitoxin system VapC family toxin, protein MPSVVADTHTMIWYIFELPRLSAAALTALEQAVNEGNFIYFSAITIVEISYLIERGRLAGEVLTRVLNAADDPNVGILLAPLDRNISATIQQIDRATVPDMPDRIIAATALSLGLPLVTRDAKIQA, encoded by the coding sequence ATGCCCTCAGTCGTAGCAGATACCCACACCATGATTTGGTACATTTTTGAACTGCCAAGATTGTCGGCAGCAGCATTAACAGCATTAGAACAAGCGGTTAATGAGGGAAATTTTATCTACTTTTCCGCAATTACAATTGTAGAAATTTCTTACTTAATTGAGCGAGGGCGTTTGGCAGGGGAGGTGCTGACACGAGTTTTAAATGCTGCGGACGATCCAAATGTGGGGATTCTGCTAGCACCTTTGGATCGCAATATCTCGGCAACTATTCAACAAATTGACAGGGCAACGGTTCCTGATATGCCAGATAGAATTATTGCCGCGACTGCTTTATCTTTGGGTCTGCCCTTAGTCACCCGCGATGCGAAAATTCAAGCTTAA
- a CDS encoding DUF2281 domain-containing protein, which yields MNLEQAVLDKLRALLPVQQQEVLDFAEFLQQKNMTKKPLKSVKGLCADLKVDITEEDIAQARQEMWGNFPRQIV from the coding sequence ATGAATTTAGAGCAAGCAGTTTTAGATAAGTTACGGGCTTTGCTTCCGGTTCAGCAGCAGGAAGTTTTGGATTTTGCTGAGTTTCTTCAACAAAAAAATATGACTAAAAAACCGCTAAAGAGTGTGAAAGGGTTGTGTGCTGACTTAAAAGTAGATATTACGGAAGAAGACATCGCCCAAGCCCGACAAGAAATGTGGGGAAATTTTCCCAGGCAGATTGTTTGA